The following is a genomic window from Amycolatopsis australiensis.
ACGCCGCGACGCGCCACGCGCCCGCGTCCAGCACCTCGACGGTGAAGTCCTGCGGCACGCCGTCCACATTGGACAGCAGGGTGACACCGGGCAGCGCGACCGGCGCCGCCGAGGTGATCGTCAGGACGTCCGGATACGCCCCGATCGTGTCGTCGTTCCAGAACGTCGCGGTGTCGCCGTCGACGGCATTGCCGGGGGCGTAGGTCCGCGGCCGGCCGTTGCCGCCGTTGTTCGGCGCGTGGAACGACGACGCGGCCGCCGTGGTCCCCGCGGGCCAAGCGGGCTTCGGCGGCGACGCCTGCCGCCGGAACGTCGCGACACCCCGGCCGAGCAGGCCGTCCGGGTTGGTGACGTCCCCGGTCGTGGACAGGACCTTGACGGGCCGGACGTCCCGGCTCGACGGTGCGACGACGTACTTCTGCCAGCCGGGCACGGCCCCGGCGGGAGCGGCGAGCACCCCGCTCGCCACCAGCACCGTCACCGGCAGAACTGCTCCGAGCCACTTCATCGAGGCCTCCGCAAGGGCGATTGAATCGTTTCAAGTGCTGCGCTGAGGTTCAGGCTGCGGGAGGCCTGCCAACGATGTCAACGAACCGGGCGGATCCTGTCCGGCAGGACAACCCGGGTGGCGGGTCAGTTCCCGCCGGCGATGAAGCCGCGAACGGAGTTCGCGACCAGCTCCACGGCGATGGCCGCGAGCAGCAGACCAGCCACCTTCGCCAGCAGCGTGATGCCGCTTTCCTTGATCAGCCGGATCACAACGCCGGAGTAGCGCATGCAGAGGTAGATCACGAAGTGCGTCGTGACGATCGCCAGCGCCAGCGCGATGTACGCGCCGATGTGCCCGTCGGCCTGCCGGACGAACACGATGGTCGCGGCGATCGCGCCGGGTCCGGCCAGCAGCGGCGTGCCGAGCGGCACGAGGGCTACGTTGACGTCCTCGGCCGCCGCCTCGGGCTCGTGGCCGTTGCTGGTGAGCAGCTGCAGCGCGATCAGCAGGAGCAGCAGCCCGCCCGCGCCCTGCAGCGCCGGGATGCCGATGCCGAGGTAGGCGAGGATCGCCTGGCCTGCGACCGCGAACAGGCTGATGACCAGCAGCGACACCAGGACGGCCTGCCGGGCGGCGCGCGCCCGCGTCGCCATCGGCTTGCGGCCGACCAGGCTGAGGAACACCGGCACGGTGCCGGGCGGGTCCATGATGACGATCAGGGTGATCGTCGCGCTCATGAAGAGCTTCGCGTCGAAGACGTCGGCGATCGCCATCTCAGCCCTTCACGACCTGGAACCCGGTCGCGCGCGCCACCAGCTCCTCGAGCTGCCCCGGATCGGTGGTGCACTCGCCGAGCGGGATCGTCTTGTTCGTGCCGTGGTAGTCGCTGGACCCGGTGACGAGCAGCCCCAGCTCGCCGGCCAGCTCACGGGTGCGGGCCCGCGTCGCCGCGTCGTGGTTCGGGTGGTCGGCCTCGACACCGGTGAGCCCGCGCCCGGCCAGCTCGGCGAGGGTGTCCTCGCTGATCGTGGCGCCGCGGCTGAAGGCGAACGGGTGCGCGATGACCGTGACGCCGCCGGCCGCCGCGATCATGTCGATGGCCTCCTCGACCGGCGTGTCGCGGCGGGCGACGTAGTAGCCGCGGCGCGGGCTGAGGTAGTCGGCGAACGCCTCGTCGACGGACGTGACCAGCCCGGCGCGGACCAGCGCCTGCGCGAGGTGCGGGCGGCCGGGCGGCGAGTCCTCGGGCAGCAGGCCGAAGATCTCGTCGATGTCGATCGGCAGGCCGTCGGCGGCCATCCGCTCGGCCATCCGGCGCAGCCGGGTGCGGCGCTCGGCGCGCAGCCGGGTCTGTTCGGTGACCACGGCTTCGGCCGTCGGGTCGAAGAGGTAGGCGAGCAGGTGGACGCTGATCTGGCGGCCGGTCTCGGGGTCGATCGACACGGTGGAGAGCTCGGCGCCGGGGACGAGCGTCAGGCCCGGCGGCACCGCTTCGGCGGCGGGCGCCCAGCCGGCGGTCGTGTCGTGGTCGGTGATCGCGACGACGTCGAGCCCGGCGTTCGCGGCCGCGGCGACGAGCCCGGCCGGCGTGTCGGTGCCGTCGGAGGCGGTGGAATGGGCGTGCAGGTCGATGCGCATCGTGTCCATTGTCGACGATGCGCTGCGTCACAGGCGGGACGGGTCAGCCGACGGGCTTCTTGCCCCGGGCGGCCCGCTGGGCCTTGATCATCGAGAAGCGCTCAGCCTGCTTCTGCTTGTCGCCGAACACGAGCTCGGAAATCGTGTCGTAGAACTCTTCGGGCCGCGGGAGGTAGTCGATCCGGTTGAGGGCCTGGATCTGGCCGGCGGACTCGACGACCATCGTGCCGTAGCCCATCATGCGGCCGGTCGCGGTGCGCACGTAGCTGAGGTCGGTGACCTTGCTGATCGGCATCATCAGCACCTTGGTGGTGAACACCCCGGTCGTCATCACGAACCGCTTGTCGGTCACCACCAGGCGCTCGACCCACCACTCCATCACCTGGTAGGCGAACCGCAGGACGACGAGCAGCGCGACGTACCAGAGGATGTTCTGGCCGATGTACAGCGCCGGTGGCAGCAGGTAGGACACCAGGACGCAGACGGCCAGCAGCGCGGCCGCCTCGAAGGTGTCCCACAGCAGCACCGCCCAGTGGCGGCGGATCCGGATGACCCGCCGCTCGGTGTCGAGGAGGTACTCGTCGGGGTCGCGAGGCGCGAACATGGTTCGAGGGTAGCCCCGGATCAGGCCTTGAACACGTTGCTGACGAAAGTGATGACCGATTCGGCCGAGTCGCGCAGGAACTGGATGATGTTGCCGACGAGGCCCGCCGCCTGGCCCGGCTGGGCAATGACGAAGAACAGCACCAACGCGATACCGGCGAGGCCCGCAATCTTCTTCACGTTCACCGCGATCAAATCCCGTCTCTTACGGTGACAACCGGACAAGTGCACTTAACTTGTACCGCACTGGACAGGCGCAGGGGAGGTAAGTCCCGCGCTTGGGTCAGCACGCCGTCCGAAGTGTACCGTACGGCTACTCTCCGTGTACAGGACATCGGTTTTCAGTTCGGCGCCGTCTACCCTTCGGGACATGGACGTCCCCACCCGCGCCACGATCCGCTGTGTCGGCGGCATCGTGTTCGACCCGCAGGGCCGCTTGCTGCTCATCCGGCGTGCGCACGACCCCGGATCGGGGCAGTGGTCGCTGCCGGGTGGCCGCGTCGAACCAGGCGAATCGGACGAAGCGGCCGTGGTCCGCGAACTGCGGGAGGAAACCGGGCTGGACGTGATTCCGGGCACACTGGTCGGCACGGTGACCCGCGGCCGGTTCGAGATCCACGACTACGCCTGCGCGGCGACGGGCGGCGTCCTCACGGCCGGTGACGACGCCACGGAGGCACGTTGGTCCGATGCGGCAGACCTGTCGGCCCTGGAGGCGGCCGGGGAGCTGGTGGACCTCCTGTACGTGACGCTGCGTGACTGGAACGTCCTGCCGCGGGCCTGATCCGCCGCTACAGCGGCAGCCAGGTCATCCGCTGCCCGTGCGGGGCGGTCCGCGCCAGGGCGTGGGCCTCCGGCCTCCCGTTCTCCCAGCGCACCACGCCGAGCGTCGCCAGCCCGCCGCCGACCAGGTCCGACCGGCCCGGCAGCACCACGTCCAGGCCCGCGCCGTAGAACTCCTCCGACACCCACCACAGCGGCCGGGACTCCGCCAGCGAAGCCAGCGCCGCGACGAACGCCGCGCGGCGCTCCGGTGGGAAGTACGCCAGCGCGTGGCTCGTCACCACCACCAGCGGCCCGTCCAGCGACGCGGCCGCCGACGGCAGGTCGTCCACGCCGTCCCCGGCGATGAGCCGGGGCCGGTGCTTCGCCTGCTCGGCCGCGGCCGTGCGCAGCAGCCGGATGCGGTCCGGCTGGTCCGCCCAGACGCACGCCTCCAGCCAGGCCAGCTCGTCCTCGTCCGACAGGTCCACCGGCGCGCGGTCGAGGCCCGCCCGGTCGAGCACCGCCAGCTTCTTCGGCAGCTTCGGCGCCACCGCGCCCGGCGCCAGGTCCAGCGCGCAGTGCAGCCCGACCGCGGCCTTCGCGGGACCCGCCGTCAGCTGCTCGCCGCCGTCGCACTGGTAGCGGTAGCCGAACCGGTCCAGGCCCAGCAACAGCCCCGCGCTGCAGCCGACCTCCAGCACGGCGACCTTGCCGCCCGCCTCCTTCGCCGCCCGCGCGACGCCCGGGTACAGCAGCGCCGCCCGGCGGACCTCGTTGGTCTGCGTGTAGCGCGACGCGATCAGTGCCCGCGCCTTGTCCGCCCGCTCCAGCAGGAACGACCGGAACAGCGGCCAGGTCTCGGAGTCGACCCCGTCGAAGCCGCCGAGCGACGGGTAGTACCGCGACAGCGGGTGGATCGGGTCGGCCTGCACCAGCCGGTGCGCGGCGGCCATCAGCAGCGTGCCGCGCGCCTCGCCGTCGCGGGCCACCGACAGCAACCCGGCGACGTCGTCGTCCTCCGCGGCCTGAGACGCCAGGTGCTCGTACAGCGGGGAGACGCCGCGCGCCTCCACTTCCGCGAACTTGCGCAGGATCCCCTTGATCCGGTCCAGGTCCATCAGAGCCTCATTCGTGCGGCACCGGCCGGCCCGGCTGCTCCCCGCCCCGAGTCTCCCCGTACGAGCGCTTCGGCACCATCACCTTCCGCCGGAACGTGCACACGATCGTGCCGTCCTGCTTGTAGCCGCGCGTCTCGACGTACACGACGCCCCGGTCGTCCTTGGACTTCGACGGCGTCTTGTCCAGCACCTCGGTCTCGCCGTAGATGGTGTCGCCGTGGAAGGTCGGCTTCACGTGCTTGAGCGACTCGACCTCGAGGTTCGCGATGGCCTTGCCGGAGACGTCGGGCACGGACATGCCCAGCAGCAGCGAGTAGACGTAGTTGCCGACCACGACGTTCTTGCCGAAGTCGGTCGTCTCCTCCGCGTAGTGCGCGTCGAGGTGCAGCGGGTGGTGGTTCATGGTGAGCAGGCAGAACAGGTGGTCGTCGTATTCGGTGACCGTTTTGCCCGGCCAGTGCTTGTAGACCGCACCGACCTCGAACTCCTCGTAGTACCGACCGAACTGCACTCGTCATCTCCCGTCGCGTAACACCGCGTGAGGCTGGTACGACACGCATCCGTAGTGAGGAGTACCCTCAACCATTGGTTCTCGCGCGTCAACGCGAGCCCCACCACTCTCCACCCGGCCCGAAGGAGGTGAGGAACCCCGATGAGTAGTGGCGATAGTCCGCTCCCTAGTAGTCCCAGCGTTCCCACCTCACGGGTCTTCTCCAGGTAGGCCTTTCCTTCCCGGGAACGCTGGTGTCGCCGGGCGGACGCGGTTCCGCCCCTGGTCAGTCGTCTCGCACGACCAACGCACGACGCCCAGGAGATCCCATGCCTGCCATTCCCTCGCTCGGCGGCCTGCGCGGCCGCGGCAACAAGGGCACCGTCCCCGTGCGGCCGGTCCCGGTGCCGCTGTCCGCGTACGTCGTCGACTGCGCGGTGTACGTCGGCGGCGAGCGCCTGCCCGGCCGCTGGACCCACACCGAAGCGATCAAAGAGGTCCGCAAGCGGCACGAGGGGTTCGTCTGGATCGGGCTGCACGAGCCCGACGCCGACCAGATCCAGGGCATCGCCGAGACGTTCGGGCTGCACGAGCTGGCGGTCGAGGACGCGCTCGAAGCGCACCAGCGGCCGAAGCTGGAGCGCTACGACGACACGCTGTTCCTCGTGGTCAAGACCGTCCGGTACGTCGAACACGAGTCCCCCACCACGGCGAACGAGATCGTCGAGACCGGCGAGCTGATGGTGTTCCTCGGCCGGGACTTCGTCATCACCGTCCGGCACGGGAACCACTCCGGGCTGGCGCGGCTGCGCCGCGAGCTCGACGAGGACCCCGAGCGGCTGCAGCTGGGGCCGGCCGCGGTCGTGCACGCGATCGCCGACCACGTCGTCGACCACTACCTCGACGTCACCGGCCGGATCGAGAACGACATCGACGTGATGGAGGCGCAGGTCTTCGCGCCGCGCTCGCAGATCAGCGCCGAGCAGATCTACCTGATGAAACGGGAGGTCCTCGAGCTGCGCCGCGCGGTGATGCCGCTCGCGACGCCGGTCCAGCGGCTGGCCGAGGGCTACACGCGCCTGGTGCCGGACGAGGTCCGCTCCTACTTCCGCGACGTCGCCGACCACCTCACGACCGTGTCCGAGCGGGTGGCGGCGTTCGACGAGCTGCTGTCCACACTGGTCGACGCGACCGTCGCGAAGATCTCGCTGCAGCAGAACACCGACATGCGCAAGATCACGTCGTGGGCGGCGATCATCACCGTGCCGACGATGATCGCCGGCATCTACGGGATGAACTTCGACTACCTGCCCGAGCTGCACTGGAAGTTCGGGTACCCGCTGGTGATCACCGTGATCCTGGCGATCTGCCTGTTGCTGTACCGAATATTCCGGAAGAACGGCTGGCTATAGGTCCCCTCTCTTCCCCCACTGGAGTGTTCGTGATGCCTCGCATGCTGTCCAACCTCAAGTTCTGGGCGCTCGCGCTCAGCGTGCTGTGGATCTTCGTCATCACTTTCGTCATCGTCGCCGACCCCGGGTTCGCGCACGGCATGAAGTGACGCCGGGGCGTCGTACCCTGGGGGCGTGCCGAAAGCGCTGGTGGTCTCCGACGAGGTCGACGAGCGGCTGTGGACCGACGCGGTCCGCGCCGTCGCCGTCGACCTCGTCATCGGCGCCGGCGACCTCCCCTACGACTACCTCGCCTTCCTGGCCGGCGCGCTCGACGTGCCGTGCGTGTTCGTGCCGGGCAACCACGACCCGGACCTGAGCGGATACACGCGCTACGGCGGGCTGTCCATGAAGGACGGTTTCCCGGCGGCTTGGCCGGGCCCGGCGGGCGGCATCAACGCCGACGGCCGGGTCGTCGACGTCGCCGGGCTCCGGTTCGCCGGGCTCGGCGGCTCGGTCCGCTACAACGACGGGCCGAACCAGTGGACGCAGCGCCAGCAGGCCCGCCGCGCCCGCGGCCTGGTGCGCCGGGCCCGGCTGCGGCGCTGGCGGGACGGCCGCGACGTCGACGTCCTGCTGACGCACTCGCCGCCGCTGAACCTGGGTGACCGGGACGACCCGCCGCACCGCGGGTTCGCGTGCCTGCACCGGACGATCGAGGTGCTGCGGCCGAAGTGGCTGCTGCACGGGCACATCCACCCCCACGGCGAGCCGGTGCCGGACCGCGTCGTCGGCGAAACCCGGATCCGCAACGTGGTGGGCCACCGGATCATGGAGTTCTCATGAAAGAGACGGGGTTTCCCCGCGCCGACGCGGAGAACGACTTCCTCCGCGCGCGCCGGGGCCAGGTGCTCTCGCGGCTTTCCACGTGGCTGCGCCGCGAGCCCGACGACGTCAACATCATGCTGCCGTTCCACGAGGTGGTGGAGGCGCTCGGCTACCAGGGCGAGCACCGGATCGGGCTGCGGGTGATCAAGCTGGACTCGATCGTCGGCACGGTCGACCGCAGCCGCGACTTCGACCGCCGCTTCCGCCCGACGTCGGGCCGGGTCCGCGAGCGCTGGGAGCGCCTGGCGCTGGCCGCCCGCCGCGGCGAGGAGATCCCGCCGATCGAGGTCTACCGGATCGGCGAGCTGCACTTCATCATCGACGGCCACCACCGCGTCTCGGTGGCGCTCGCCCAGGGACTGTCCACAATAGAGGCATACGTGACGGTGGTCCGGACCAAGCTGGACCCGAGCGGCATCCGGCACCGCGGCGACCTGATCGTCAAGGACTACCGGCGGCTGTTCCTGGAGCGCGTGCCGCTGACCGGCCACGCGCGGGCGTCGGTGATCGTGACGGACCCGTGGGACTACGCGAAGCTGGGCGAGCACGTGGAGGCGTGGGGCTTCCGGCTGATGCAGGACGAGGGCAGGTTCTGCGACCGGGCGAGCGTGGCCCAGCGCTGGTTCGACGAGGAGTTCGTCCCGGTGGTGGGCATGCTGCGGCAGGCGGGCATGATCGGCGACCGGACGGACGCGGAGGCGTACATGTGGGTGGCCGCCGAGCGGTACCGGCTGATCCGCACCCACCGCTGGGACGACGAGGTCATCGAGACGCTGCGGGCGCGCAGCCGCTAGAAGTCCAGGCCCGGGGTCAGGGCCAGCTGCCGCACCTGGTCCAGCGTCAGGACCGGCTCCGGGCGCTGCCGCGGCAGCCGCACGTCCTTCTGCTCCAGCACGCCGCTGTTGGTGGACCAGAACTGGACGAACACGGCCGGCGCGGCCAGCGCCACGCGGTGGGTCACGACGTCGCCGGAGACCAGCGTCGAGAGCCAGAGGTGGCCCTGGTCCGCCTGCTCCGAGCGGCACACGACCTCCTCCGGTGACCCGCACGGCGGGCCGCCCGAGTTGCCGGTCGGCAGGATCAGGGCGTAGACCGAGCCGGTCCCGCGCGCGTCGGTCACCCGGACGCCCATGTGGAACAACGCCTCGCGAGGCGCGTCGCCCGCCGGGTCGGCGATCAGGCGGAACGGGTCCGGCGGCGGGGTCTCGCCCGGGATGGTCAGCCGCGAGATCCGCACGCCCGGGTCGAGCAGCGACCGGACGGCGTTGCCGACGAGACAGCTGAGCCGTTCGGTGATCTGCGCACGCGTGGCCGTTTCCGCGGGGCACGGCGAGCTGGCGACGTCGCCGCGGCGCGGCAGCACGACCACGGCCAGCCCGAGCGCGAGCACGACCACGGCCAGCGCGACCGCGCTCGTGAGCAGGTACCGCCGGCGCGACGAGCGGGCCGCGGCCAGCACCGCTTCGCCGGACAGGCCGATCGGGGGTTCGCCTTCGGTCACGTACGTCGTCAAGGCAGCCCGGACGTCTTCCATCACCACTCCTCCGTCGTCGGCGCGGGCAGGACGGCGCGCAGGGCTTCGACCCCGCGGGCCGTCTGGGACTTGACCGTGCCTTCGGCGACGCCGAGCAGCGACGCCACCTCCGCCACCGGGAGGTCTTCGAGGAACCGCAGCACGACCATCGCGCGCTGCCTCGGCGTCAAGTCCGAAAGGGCGCGCTCCACGTCGAGCCGGACGTGACTGTCGCGGCCCGGGGGTGACTCCGTTTCCGGCGGCGAAGACGTCACGTATTCGCGGGCCGCGGTGCGTCGCCCGGCCAGGAACAGGTTCAGGAGGATGCGCCGCGCGTACGCGTCGGCCGTGTCCGGCCGGACGCGCCGCCAGCGCCGGTACAGCTGCACGAACATGGCCTGGACCAGGTCCTCGGCCGCGTGCCAGTCCCCGCACAGGGCGAACGCCACCCGGCGGAACCGCTGTACTCGCGCGGCGAAGTACTCGCTGAAGTCGAGATCTCGCGAAGCCCCCACCGGCCCTCCTTCGCACGTTGTCACTCTTACTAGTGCGCGGAGGGCCGGGGAGGTTCAACTACAGGTGCACCGCGCCCGGCGCCGCCTCGCCCTTCGGGACGCCCGGGCGCAGCAGCAGGCCGCTGAGCACCGCGCCCGCCAGGAAGATCGCCGCCGCCCAGGAGAACGCCGTCGTGTAGCTCTCGATCGCCGCTTCGGCCGCCAGCCGCGGCGTCGGGACCTTGCCCGCAAGGTACGACGTCGCCGCGTTGCCGGCCAGTGTCGACAGCAGCGCCGTGCCGATCGAGCCGCCGACCTGCTGCATCGTGTTGACCGCCGCCGACGCGACCCCCGCGTCGTGCGCCTCGACGCCGAACGTCGCGACGCTCATCGCCGGCGCCATCGCCAGGCCGATGCCGAAGCCCATCACCAGCAGCGGACCAAGCACGCCGGAGGCGTACGTGCTCTCGAGACCGATGCCGCTCAGCCAGAACAGGCCGACGGCCGCGATCGCCATGCCGGTCGGGACCAGCGGCCGCGGGCCGAACCGCGGCAGCAGCACGGCCGTGGCCGTGGTCGCCGACAGCATCAGCGTCGCGACCATCGGCAGGAACCCGATGCCGCTTTCGATCGGCGTGAACTTCAGGTTCTGCTGCACGTAGAACGTCAGGAACAGGAAGATCGCGAACATCCCGATCGCGAGCAGGAACATCGCCAGGTAGGAGCCGCCGCGGTTGCGGTCGAGGAGCACGCGCAGCGGCAGCAGCGGGTGCGAGACGCGCTGCTGCAGCCACGCGAACACGCCCAGCAGCACGACGCCGGCGGCGAGGAAGCCCCACACCGACACCGCCGACCACGAGTCCGACTCGGCGTTCGCGAAGCCGTAGACCAGCGCGAACAGGCCGGCTGACGCGGTGACCGTGCCCGGCAGGTCGAGCTTCGGGCGCGGGCCGCCGTCCTTCTGGTTGCGCAGCAGGATCGAGCTGCCGGCGAACGCGACGACGGCGAAGATGATGTTGACGAACATGCACCAGCGCCAGTCGAGGTACTCGGTGAGCACGCCGCCGAGCAGCAGGCCGACCGCCGCGCCGCCACCACCGATGGCCCCGAACACGCCGAACGCGCGGCCGCGTTCCTTCGGGTCGGTGAAGGTGGTGGTGAGCAGCGAAAGCGCGGCCGGCGCGAGCAGCGCGCCGAACACGCCCTGGGCCGCGCGGGCGACCAGCAGCATCTCGATGTTGCTCGCCGCGCCGCCGAGCGCGGAGACCGCGGCGAACCCGGCCAGGCCGACGAGCAGGGCGTTCTTGCGGCCGAAGACGTCCGCGAGGCGGCCGCCGAGCAGCAGCAGGCTGCCGAACGCCAGCGCGTACGCCGTGACGACCCATTGCCGGGCGTCGTTGGAAAAGCCCAGGTCGACCTGGGCCGAGGGCAGCGCGATGTTCACGACGGTCGCGTCCAGCACGACCATCAGCTGCGCGATGCCGATCATCACCAGGATGAGCCAGCGTCTGGCGTGGTGGGGGTTTTCGCCGGCGCGCGCGTCCCCCGGCGGCGCGACGGCGAGCGTGGACTCGGTCATGGAGGTCCTCACAGAAAGTGATCAAGACACTATGTGGAGTAGGTATCTCCCCTTACGCGACCCAAGGTACACAAGAACCGGAGATAGTGCCTCTACTTCAAGCGGTAGACTGGAGGACATGGCACGGGACGCTGGTCCCGCCGCACCGGCGCGGCCGCTGCGGCGTGACGCTGAACTCAACCGCCGTCGCATCCTCGCGTCGGCCCGCGAGGTGTTCGGCCGCCGCGGGCTCGAAGCCACGCTGGACGACATCGCGCACCACGCCGGCCTCGGCGTCGGCACGGTCTACCGCCGGTTCCCCAGCAAGGAACACCTGGTCGAGGCCATGTTCGCGGAGCGGATGGCGGAAATCGGCGAGCTCGCCGAAGAAGCGCTGAAGGCCGAGGACCCGTGGCAGGCGTTCGTCGACTTCACGTGGAAGTCGATCGAGCTGCACTCCGGCGACCGCGGGCTGCGCGAGATCATGCTGTCGAACAGGTTCGGCCACGAGCACGTCGCGGAAGCGAAAGCCCGCATGGTGCCGTTGATCACAAAGCTGGTGGAGCGCGCCAAGGCGGCGGGCGGCCTGCGCGCCGACTTCGCCCCGACGGACACCCCGCTGCTGCACATGATGATCGGCTCGGTGATCGAGTTCACGTCGGCGGTGGAGCCGGACCTGTGGCGCCGCTGCCTGGGCATGCTCCTCGACGGACTGCGCGCGAAGCCGGGCAAGCCGTCGGAGCTGGCCCACCCGCCCCTGGACATGAACGAGGTCGACGAGGCGATGTCCTGCTGGCGCCCCTGACGGGCAGCCACCAGGGGCGGGCGCGGCGCCAGGCCCCGCCGGCCCAGCCCCTGCGCGGTCACCTTCCCGCCGCGCGCCAAGCCGTTCACTCCGACGGGATGACCGCCCACAGGATCAGGTACGCCACGAACTGCGGCCCGGGCAGCAGGCAGGACAGCACGGCCAGCAGCCGTACCGTGTTCGGCTTCATGCCGAACCGCTGCGCGAGACCCGCGCAGACGCCGCCGATCATGCGGCCGTGGCGCGGGCGGGACAGTGCCCTCCTGGTGACCGGTGCGCTCATCGTCTTTTCCCTTTCCTCGAAGTTCCGATATCCCCACTTCACCACCGGAGTACCCGCTTCCGCATCGCTCCCGGGACGGATCGCTCCCTTAGGGGACGGTAAAAGCGAAAACCGTTCGAAACCTCAGGCGAAACTCAGGAAAACGGACCGCGCCGCGCTGACCTGCACATTCCGCCGCGGCCAGCGGGAAAATAATGAGAGATCTCCCCGTCAGGGCTGGTTTTTCCCGCCGATGTGGTGATACTTGCTCCCCGTGTACCCGCGTCTGAAGGCATTGGCCGTCGCGATGCTCTGCGCCCTGCTCGCCGCCTGCGCGAACACCCAGGCCGCGCCCGAGCCGTCGTCCGGGCCCACGCCGCTGACCTCGTCCGCCGCGCTGGGCGACTTCGCGACCGTCGACTACTGCAGCCTGCTCGAC
Proteins encoded in this region:
- a CDS encoding MarC family protein, whose product is MAIADVFDAKLFMSATITLIVIMDPPGTVPVFLSLVGRKPMATRARAARQAVLVSLLVISLFAVAGQAILAYLGIGIPALQGAGGLLLLLIALQLLTSNGHEPEAAAEDVNVALVPLGTPLLAGPGAIAATIVFVRQADGHIGAYIALALAIVTTHFVIYLCMRYSGVVIRLIKESGITLLAKVAGLLLAAIAVELVANSVRGFIAGGN
- a CDS encoding PHP domain-containing protein, whose amino-acid sequence is MRIDLHAHSTASDGTDTPAGLVAAAANAGLDVVAITDHDTTAGWAPAAEAVPPGLTLVPGAELSTVSIDPETGRQISVHLLAYLFDPTAEAVVTEQTRLRAERRTRLRRMAERMAADGLPIDIDEIFGLLPEDSPPGRPHLAQALVRAGLVTSVDEAFADYLSPRRGYYVARRDTPVEEAIDMIAAAGGVTVIAHPFAFSRGATISEDTLAELAGRGLTGVEADHPNHDAATRARTRELAGELGLLVTGSSDYHGTNKTIPLGECTTDPGQLEELVARATGFQVVKG
- a CDS encoding PH domain-containing protein yields the protein MFAPRDPDEYLLDTERRVIRIRRHWAVLLWDTFEAAALLAVCVLVSYLLPPALYIGQNILWYVALLVVLRFAYQVMEWWVERLVVTDKRFVMTTGVFTTKVLMMPISKVTDLSYVRTATGRMMGYGTMVVESAGQIQALNRIDYLPRPEEFYDTISELVFGDKQKQAERFSMIKAQRAARGKKPVG
- a CDS encoding NUDIX hydrolase; this translates as MDVPTRATIRCVGGIVFDPQGRLLLIRRAHDPGSGQWSLPGGRVEPGESDEAAVVRELREETGLDVIPGTLVGTVTRGRFEIHDYACAATGGVLTAGDDATEARWSDAADLSALEAAGELVDLLYVTLRDWNVLPRA
- a CDS encoding DUF2332 domain-containing protein; this encodes MDLDRIKGILRKFAEVEARGVSPLYEHLASQAAEDDDVAGLLSVARDGEARGTLLMAAAHRLVQADPIHPLSRYYPSLGGFDGVDSETWPLFRSFLLERADKARALIASRYTQTNEVRRAALLYPGVARAAKEAGGKVAVLEVGCSAGLLLGLDRFGYRYQCDGGEQLTAGPAKAAVGLHCALDLAPGAVAPKLPKKLAVLDRAGLDRAPVDLSDEDELAWLEACVWADQPDRIRLLRTAAAEQAKHRPRLIAGDGVDDLPSAAASLDGPLVVVTSHALAYFPPERRAAFVAALASLAESRPLWWVSEEFYGAGLDVVLPGRSDLVGGGLATLGVVRWENGRPEAHALARTAPHGQRMTWLPL
- a CDS encoding MaoC family dehydratase, which encodes MQFGRYYEEFEVGAVYKHWPGKTVTEYDDHLFCLLTMNHHPLHLDAHYAEETTDFGKNVVVGNYVYSLLLGMSVPDVSGKAIANLEVESLKHVKPTFHGDTIYGETEVLDKTPSKSKDDRGVVYVETRGYKQDGTIVCTFRRKVMVPKRSYGETRGGEQPGRPVPHE
- the corA gene encoding magnesium/cobalt transporter CorA encodes the protein MPAIPSLGGLRGRGNKGTVPVRPVPVPLSAYVVDCAVYVGGERLPGRWTHTEAIKEVRKRHEGFVWIGLHEPDADQIQGIAETFGLHELAVEDALEAHQRPKLERYDDTLFLVVKTVRYVEHESPTTANEIVETGELMVFLGRDFVITVRHGNHSGLARLRRELDEDPERLQLGPAAVVHAIADHVVDHYLDVTGRIENDIDVMEAQVFAPRSQISAEQIYLMKREVLELRRAVMPLATPVQRLAEGYTRLVPDEVRSYFRDVADHLTTVSERVAAFDELLSTLVDATVAKISLQQNTDMRKITSWAAIITVPTMIAGIYGMNFDYLPELHWKFGYPLVITVILAICLLLYRIFRKNGWL
- a CDS encoding metallophosphoesterase family protein — protein: MPKALVVSDEVDERLWTDAVRAVAVDLVIGAGDLPYDYLAFLAGALDVPCVFVPGNHDPDLSGYTRYGGLSMKDGFPAAWPGPAGGINADGRVVDVAGLRFAGLGGSVRYNDGPNQWTQRQQARRARGLVRRARLRRWRDGRDVDVLLTHSPPLNLGDRDDPPHRGFACLHRTIEVLRPKWLLHGHIHPHGEPVPDRVVGETRIRNVVGHRIMEFS
- a CDS encoding chromosome partitioning protein ParB, with translation MKETGFPRADAENDFLRARRGQVLSRLSTWLRREPDDVNIMLPFHEVVEALGYQGEHRIGLRVIKLDSIVGTVDRSRDFDRRFRPTSGRVRERWERLALAARRGEEIPPIEVYRIGELHFIIDGHHRVSVALAQGLSTIEAYVTVVRTKLDPSGIRHRGDLIVKDYRRLFLERVPLTGHARASVIVTDPWDYAKLGEHVEAWGFRLMQDEGRFCDRASVAQRWFDEEFVPVVGMLRQAGMIGDRTDAEAYMWVAAERYRLIRTHRWDDEVIETLRARSR
- a CDS encoding SigE family RNA polymerase sigma factor yields the protein MGASRDLDFSEYFAARVQRFRRVAFALCGDWHAAEDLVQAMFVQLYRRWRRVRPDTADAYARRILLNLFLAGRRTAAREYVTSSPPETESPPGRDSHVRLDVERALSDLTPRQRAMVVLRFLEDLPVAEVASLLGVAEGTVKSQTARGVEALRAVLPAPTTEEW
- a CDS encoding MFS transporter, giving the protein MTESTLAVAPPGDARAGENPHHARRWLILVMIGIAQLMVVLDATVVNIALPSAQVDLGFSNDARQWVVTAYALAFGSLLLLGGRLADVFGRKNALLVGLAGFAAVSALGGAASNIEMLLVARAAQGVFGALLAPAALSLLTTTFTDPKERGRAFGVFGAIGGGGAAVGLLLGGVLTEYLDWRWCMFVNIIFAVVAFAGSSILLRNQKDGGPRPKLDLPGTVTASAGLFALVYGFANAESDSWSAVSVWGFLAAGVVLLGVFAWLQQRVSHPLLPLRVLLDRNRGGSYLAMFLLAIGMFAIFLFLTFYVQQNLKFTPIESGIGFLPMVATLMLSATTATAVLLPRFGPRPLVPTGMAIAAVGLFWLSGIGLESTYASGVLGPLLVMGFGIGLAMAPAMSVATFGVEAHDAGVASAAVNTMQQVGGSIGTALLSTLAGNAATSYLAGKVPTPRLAAEAAIESYTTAFSWAAAIFLAGAVLSGLLLRPGVPKGEAAPGAVHL